TCATAAATTATGGTCAATTGACATCTTCTATTTGAGACCTCTTATGCTATAGTATGGTCATAGGGGAAGGGAGCACCCTTATTTATTGGACTCCATTGCTCATATAGTTTTGTCATGTGTCCATCTTCTACACACTTGctacaaaatatctaactctagCATCTATTCCATCCTTTGAGCCTTGAAGTTATCGGCCAAGCATCATTTGGATTTCTTACTTTTGAAGTTTTTTTTGCGGATATTACTTTTGAAGCTTTTGGCTCCTAGACAGCTAGGTATCGCCATTAAGCAACCCATGCAACTCGTGTGGGTAGCCCCAGTAATGCAAATTTCTATCACCCATCCTTGTAGAGGATTTCGTAGTAAGTACTCAATCTTGATCTTGGTGGTCGggtgagagagaaaaaggaCTGACAGAGATTGTCCTTATTAGCTCACGTACCTTCCCATTTAACCAAACTGAAGGGCATTATGGTCATTTTCCCTCTCCCAACACGTACATCACCCACACGAGAAAAGCCCAACCAAACCCCGAGAGCCCAAGATATTCAACGGGGCAGCAGCCAGCCTCCTCTCTTCCCGCCTTAGCTCACCTACTAGGCTACTACCCGGCGGAGCTCCTCCACGTACTCCACCACGAGCCCCACGAAACCTCCCCACCACCCACACGACGCGTGCACCCACttcaccgccgctcgccgcagcCATATAACCACCACCGAGATCGATCGAGCAGGCGCAGCACCAAGCgagcgcgcggccggcgaggcgatGCATCCGCTGGTGGAGGCGCTGGTGGGGGAACGGCGGCACTGGGCGCCGGCGGTGCGGCACGCGGTGGCGTGGGcgggcgcgctcgcgctcgccgtgTCCGTGGCGTCGTTCGCGCCGGAGGCCGCCTTCGTGTGGGCgctggcgggaggcggcggcggcgaccacgcCTGCGTCCCGGCGCGGATGGCGGGGCGGTCCGGGATCGACCTGCTCGTGCCGCCGGCGTTCGCGGGGCTCGCCGTCGGCGCGTCCGCGTGCTTCGTCAGGGCGCTCGCCATCGGCCGCCGGCACGACGAGTACTAGCCGTCCTTGAAGAGGGAATTGAAGAAAAAACCGCGCGCAGGCTGGGATTTCGCTCAGTTGATCTTGCTTCCGAAATGCGTTtctctgttctttttttttccaacatGGAAAATACGTTCTCTGGTGGACAAGGGTAATTTTAAACAGATGCGTTTTCTTTAGATTTGACTTCCTTTTCCCGAGGTTTTTCGCTGTGACTACTTGTACATAACACGTCGGTTAACTGAAACTTTGCTGTATGGACAAAACATCATTGCAAACAGTAGTGGAAAAATGTTCATATGCATTCCCCCACATACAACACGAATAACTATCACAGATCAATATATATTACAAAGTTATTAGTGTGTAGCAGCATGTTTTGGCTGTGTTTGGTTCATGCTATGAACTTAGCACGTACATTTTCCGAGAGaagaatctcgtatgcatggagtactaaatgaagtctatttgcgaaACCTCTTTAGGGATGGgcgtaacttttcgcgacgaatctaatgacagtaattaatcgatgattagctatagtgatgctacagtaaccatcctctaatcacgcggtcaaaggactcattagattcttcaggattcctagcgcaggggttctgaagttggttttataaactgattttgtttgacaccataatCAGCAGTCAAAATATTACTATTCCTAGCACAAGAACCAACCAAAAAAGGCCAAATTTGTCAAACCTGTGTTGCTACTATAATCTCAATCTAGAATGAAGCAGCTCACCGGTCATCTGACATCGAATGCAAGTTTGGTCAGCTACCTTGTGGGAGTTACAATGTTACATGGAGGAGGATGACTACATACATCATTGTCACTCCGGTTGATGATAAGTAATTAAACACGATTTGTGTGGTGTTGATCATTATGCAGCCAAATCTCTTAAGGACCAAATTTAATATGGTGTCTTGCCTTGTCAAGAGCACCTGATACCTACATGACAAGTAAAGTAGTAAACATGATTCATATGGTTTTTCAATTTATTATCGGTACGAGCCTGCTGCAATACTATGATGCTTTGTTTATTTGTCAAATATGTATTCCTGACAAAAAAAGTAGTAACACATAGTTTCATAAAAAAAGTAGTAATTAACAGATAGCTCATCGGTCATCTCACTGATCAGTGCAGGTTTATTTGGTTATCTACTAAAAACTAGCACAATTAGTACGTAGTTGAAAGTGATTGGGTGCTCTAGgctaagagggagagggagtgaattaggcactattaaaatcttaatctatggctccaactagtttgcacaaaacttaaactaattcaaccaatctagatgtgcaactatagtTCACCAtagttcaccttagtgtgaaaccctcatcccaaaagagttttgcaacctatagccaatcctagcaagatactacactaataAAATAAAAGCACACAAGTTGtcatatgaaatgcggaagcttaaatggagggatgagaggaagcaaactctcgacacgaggatttatcccgtggttcggattgccacaaaggcacctctacgtccacgttgttgaagcactcacaaataGTATCgtttcccggcaatcaagtctcttccgtgaacacaatcacggtcaccttgacccgatcttcactaagggagattgcccacgaaggaggggtctccgtcccccgcacaatgtcgtcgacgccgctccacaccaagccggagggttgtagacttgccggcgagccaccaaagctccaaggatggccggcgcaccaagatacaaggatggttcactctagaaccacagcacaaggatctaaaccttgcttgatcactcactcaagagctaactttgcactaacactcacaaagcttgtgctaaggactaaggatttgatctttatgctcttggatggcttgaagatgttcttggatgtgtgtaggatgtccagcaactccagcaaacttcaaatggccggggtgaggcgtatatataggccaccaagtcttgtagtcgTTGCTCCAAAGGTCAGCAGAAAACagcataccatcggatgaaccgatgcctctgcctggagtagcgtcggttcatccggtcactctcagacccgaagtagccgttgaacttctgacgcactgtctgcgacaccaccagtttaaccgatgactgtgtgttggttaaaccggtcactcacagcattcaactagccgttggcttctttctctcttgctgacgtcattacaccggtgctatgctccgatgcaccaccggttcaaccggtgctgaaggcttgacTCCTGcatgcttgacatcgtctctggaacatagtacatccaatgcaccgatgcctagcttgacgccgtcggttcaaccggtgacctgGCTATCTTGACTTGGTCTTCGCTTGATCTCCATTTGCTGCTCAGACTTGCACCAATGCcaaggcgtcggatcttccgacaaccatcggatgcaccgatgctataggcatcggttcttccggtgttactgatttcagtagaactcgtccaattcagcttTTCTttaagttctttcttcgtgttttgctttgtatggcctttttacttcatccctagaatctagaaatgttcacttaataaAAGCAAAaagcattagtcccattgattgcgttgtcattcgatcatcaaaatcactcgaaatggcataaatggtgccatgttcgttacaatctctccttttttggtgattgatgacaacacaatcaaagcaaacataaaatttgcaagatttgacaaatttaaccacttACACTCGCTTGGATGTTTACTACCATCCAATAAtggtttggcctccccctaaagccATGATTTtcccctttgttcctccccctatttgctactcctctctcatatgttgacttgatccacTCGGCATGTCTCTCCCTTTGGAATATTTTTCCTTCTTGAGAACATCTCTTCCTTTTTGTTGGGAACATGGCTTTCTTTGAtccatatttctccccctttggaatcaaatcacctaaaaagttttgtacctaaaaggtcttgcaaaacaatatagctcaagagaagattagtagcctagggagtttgtttcatgactcatgatccaattgtatgatatcaatgaagataccaattgaaaatttactatagtagatcacaaaatcacgaaactagcatgacatgagctaagctttccataagtatgtgcacaaaatgataatatgaaaatcaagtgcacaactagatgttataactagaaaggttagatcatatcatgcacggaggtagctctaaaataatAAGGAATTACAAAGATATCAATTGAATGAATTTAGAACctagcatacctccgggggttatTTGTTTaacttgcatgtaccaatttgacAGTGagacttgcaaccaattgaaagtctttcaaaaaaaatatttggtacaccaaggttaagcaaatgtatgagcacatagcctatgaacttagatatgagcatttaagttcaatagagcatggctcaatatgcatgaaagcacaatttatctaatcactcttatagagttgtttgttcacattgatcgtgagaaacattctcttatagtgttaactccacgtgagactacaaaagataaacttgcaaatatattagtctcaaaatcacaagccatatgatgaactccccctaaatgtgtgcatttaatgtttgaatcaccaagaaaatgtatgcacattgattttcaCACAATTggaaagtttaccctatagcttgtgttcatggtaaaCATATGAAATACCTACCTCATGAGATCTATATACCATGAAggataaccttgtgtagctttctacacacttttcaaaccatgtaggttgctcatgggttagaatcatgacataAGCAACCCActatatataacactaggagatgcaaaacatgcaaacaacctaacaagagcaatggagctacatgatgcttgaattaaaATCTaactaccattaccttatgggggacttgggcaacaaatgtccaagttgtgagcttagcttgttttggcttaaaccttcacttcaacttgtaaacaaagcctccaaatcccccgaagccgtccttggctttaagtctcctttggaacccacactatTTGAGCCcgcttcatattggtgatgatgtccttgggcacccaaatggagtggttccaattcctttccttcttcccaaccttgtgagcaaccaccttgccattcgtcttattttttatcacataggaggtgctattgcttttgttcctccggttggggttggtgtagatgagagaactcttgattgtgagtttctccttattcttctcatccggaagcttctttcttggttgaggacacttgttggacttgtggccttctttgtggcactttagTAAGTCACGGTgaaccccttctcaagcttctttaCCATgccttcacggttatcttgagaaggttggacattgctctctatgcctttgcccttcaatctatacaagtcttTCATGAGCATTTCCACTTCttacttgagctcatcattctccttggcaatgagatcatcacatgattctacaataacattctcatagcatttctcattacaaaggttagagcaagaatcatcaattaaatcaatgaaagaagttgaagcatctaccctagagatggtagttgcacaagggatagtttgcttcatttccaaagagtcattagtatcattaatgctctcaaattttaatttgagctcttcatgctccttgctaagaaaattgaatttgcacgtcaaatcttcaaaatttgtagcaagagaagcatttagatcattgagagcattaagatttttaatttcttttgattgcttcttaatgattTTTTGGGGCTCATGAACAagatcaagaagttcatcaattgaaggagagtcggagtcatcatcacttacatcgctatccatatctatggccataaagcaagtgttggatgatgattccatgcgggtggtgaatttcttgtttgattcatcacttgaacttgcacttgatttttcaccaccgcttacccattcaccaaatacggcatatgattcatgcttgggcttcttctccttcttttgcttgttcttcttgaatttcttctcaaccttcatgagttgatggtTAGGCTCATCTTTGaagaagaccatataccccattgagttgatttccttcaagtatttgttcatcttctttacttgcttgtagaggttggggtgcattggctctttatcatcacttgaggagtttcttacatcctcttcttcctcatcacttgagctacctttgatggccatcttcttcaacttcttgagttgtttgcatgcaagtgcgctatgcgttggtgaagaagatggtgtttttgccttgatgtcattgcgtagctcatgggcaatcaccttgttgaggacttgatttggtgtcatcgtgtcgagctctttctcatatagaattgtggtcaccaaattatagtccggccttcggagtgagtgaaggatcttgcgaatgagttccaaatttttaatttgcttcacacctaaggaattaatctcattcacaagagtgtttaagcgtgagtacatagattcggcattctcattatcaagttgcttaaagctattaagcttatcaaggagaacatgatattttttgttggcaacatcctccgtgccctcatggttctctatgatagtcttccatagcttttgagcattttcacaagaaaaaacacgattgaacacattgtcactaagagaagacaagataatgcatttagcggtgacatcatattgcttctcttgttgaccattattttttaccCCTTCACTTACTACTCTCCAAACGTTTAGCCCCGTTGtttggagatgggcttgcatcaaaaccttccatcgttggaagcccgtgccgtcaaaccgtggagcgggtctaaaaggatccatcctttccccctatgagctaactcactaggcggtgaagcctaccgatctaatgagccggtaaacacaaatttactaatggaattggctttctttgtgagagaagtgagaacctggctctgataccaattgaaagcgattgggtgctctagcctaagagggggagggggtgaattaggcactattaaaatcttaacctatggctccaactaatttgcataaaacttaaactaattcaaactatttagatgtgcaactatggttcaccttagtgtgaaactctcatcctaaaagagttttgcagcttatagccaatcctagcaagatactacactaataAAGTAAAAGCACACAAGTTACAATATGAAATACGGATGCTTAAACGGAGGGAtgagatgaagcaaactctcgacacgaggatttatcccgtggttcggattgccacaaaagcgcccctacgtccacgttattgaagcactcacgaagagtatcacttcccggcaatcaagtctcttccgtgaacataatcacggtcaccttgatcccgatcttcactaagggagattgcccacgaaggaggggtctccgtcccctgcACAATATCGTCGACGCTACAGCAAGCTGGAGGGTCGTAGACTTGCCGatgagccaccaaagctccaaggatgaccggcgcaccaagatacaaggatggttcactctagaaccacagcacaaggatctaaatctcgcttgatcactcacttaagagctaaccttgcactaacactcacaaagcttgtgctaaggactaaatatttgatct
The nucleotide sequence above comes from Panicum virgatum strain AP13 chromosome 3K, P.virgatum_v5, whole genome shotgun sequence. Encoded proteins:
- the LOC120701561 gene encoding uncharacterized protein LOC120701561 — translated: MHPLVEALVGERRHWAPAVRHAVAWAGALALAVSVASFAPEAAFVWALAGGGGGDHACVPARMAGRSGIDLLVPPAFAGLAVGASACFVRALAIGRRHDEY